Within Nitrospira sp., the genomic segment CCGCCGGTCTCGCACCGGAAGGTCCAACGATCCGAGCAGCAATTGCAATCCCTCCGCCTGCTGCCCTCGCGCCTGCCTGGCAGTCTCGCTCTCGGAACTCTGCCCGCCCCGGCGCATCTCGTGCTGCAGTTGCGAGAGCCCAGCCACCCCCTGGTGGTCCCGAACAATGGCCTCTAGTCGTGAAGACCACTGCGCATCGGCCGGCGGCTTCAGCTGTCGCACCCGTCCGGCGGAGGCTTGAACGGCCTCATCGACGCGCAGCAAGAAGGCGATGTGGCGTTCATAGGTGACGGGATCCTCAGCCTGCGGCGCGGCCTGAGCAGAAGCAGGCGCAGAGCCGGAACTCGCCGCGATGGCACCGGCCCGGCGCTCAAGATCCTCCAGCCGCGTCCGCGCGGCCCCGAGCCTGGCAGTGGCATCGCGACGCCAGCGCTCTTCGTCGTCCGTGAGCCTCGGCGCGGCGACGCGGAGCGGAACACCGAAGACCGTCACGACGACACGAATCGCTTTATGAATATCCCGCGCGTGGAGCGTCTGCCGGAGAGGCGCCGCCAGCCGGCGCTCATAGTCCTCCCGGCTCATGGTGTCGTCGAGGGGAAGATCCAGTTCGACGATGTGCTGCGCGGGAATTCCCCGGCGCGTCGCATAATGTTGTGCGACCGAGAGACTCTCACGGCTATTGACGTTAGCAACAATCACGACCTGATTCGGGGAGAGCTCCGCTCGAGCAGTAGGAATATCGAACAACAAGATCAGGCCCTGGAGAATCAACACAAATCCAATGAGGAGCACCGAAGCAGACATGGGGCTCCGACCCTCCCCTCTCAAACAGTCGCTTCGCAACATCTTTAGCCTTTGCCTCTCAAGGCCGGTGCCAGGATTGCCCAAGACCAGGCCCGCTCTACTCGAAATTTACGCATCGGTAATCCGCCTCTAACTCTGCCGCAACGCCGGGTTTGTAGACTGTACACAATACAACAATATAAAGGGAGGAACAGATGGTCACAGTCGGACAATTGATGAAGAAGGAACTGATTACAGTGGACGCCGGGACATCAGTCATCGACGCGGCGAAGCTCATGAAAACCTGCAACGTGTGCAGCGTGCTGATCGCGGAGAAGGGGCGCATCATCGGCATCGTCACGGAATCGGATATCGTGAAAAAGGTCATCGGCTCAGACCGCGGTCCGTACTTCGTTCCGGTGGAAGACATCATGAGCACCCCGGTCGTCGGGATTGAAGAGCGAAGACCTCTCACAGAAGCGGCAGACTTGATGAACAAGCACCGGACCCGCCATCTGGGAGTCATGAAGGGTGGATCGGTCATCGGGATTTTGTCCGTCCGTGACTTACTCCAGCCGGTTTCTGTCGACGAATTCTAACCCCCTCAATCCCTTCCCGTCTCAAACTTGTCATACCCTGCTCTCCTGCAACTCTCGCGGGAGGGCGGTGTCTATCTATGTCGTGAACCATGGGTGCCGGACAGGAATGACGCAGGCAGGGCGAGGAGCCTGTCCGACATTGCCTTCGTGACGAGGCGAAGGAGATGTGATCAGCTGCGAGGCCGCAGGCCGGGAAACACCGGAGGCGTATCCCTGAATACGCTGAGGATTTTTTCTGGCCGAGAACGACGCAGATGGTGACAGATCATTCGCCGCAGTAGAACGGTCAGTGTCGGAGAGGCTCCTAATTCCGCAATTTATACCCGACACCGCGCACCGTCACGATCAAGGCAGGATGAGTCGGATCGATTTCGATCTTGTGGCGGAGCGAGTGGATATGGACGTCCAGCGCATGTTCTTCCAGCGCATAGCCCTCGCCCCACACGCGATTCAGCATTTCCTGGCGTGAAAAGACACGGCTGGGAGACTCTAAAAACTGGCGGAGGATTTGGAATTCTTTCGGCGTCAGTTCAACCTGGCGCCCTTGCACAGTCACCTCATGCCGATCGAGGTCCATCTTCACATCGCCGACCCCATAGTGCATGGGGGTACCGCTGGATGTGTCACGCCGTCTCAGAATGGCACGGACTCGCGCGACAAGTTCACGGGTACTCTGGCTGCACACAACCAGATCGATCCCGCGATCGTAGTCCTGCACACATTCGTCTTCACTACAAACCGGCACAGTGTCATCTATGGCAACGATGGGAACCGTCGCCAATGTCCGAAGGTTACGCAGATTCGAGGTGGTCCCGGTTTGACGATCAATGACAATCAGGGAGGGCACCGACGCCTTCGCCTCGGTAAACGCCGCCGACTCAGTCGTCACGACCGTGCCGCGGTAGCCATTACTCTCCAGCGCTTTCTTCAGCGATTGCGCGAACGAATCCGTCCGAACGAAGATGAGGATGGATTCAGGAGGCTGGGCGGAGCTTGATATGGTTGCATGCATCGCGATGCCCACATTACGGCCTCGCAGTTAAGCCCGCCTTAGGGCCGTGTAAATTGTCCGTTAACTCCTGCACCCCTCGCGACGGCTTGCCCGGATCTGTCATTCCGGAGTTAACATGGAGTTAACAATTCATTGATCCGGCGGCAATCCCGACTCCGTAACGTGCAAGTGTGCTCGGCCACTGTTCTGGCACGATGCTATTCCTTGGAGGTCTAATAGTGATGTGGAACTACCTGCCCGCATTGATCGATTGTCCGCAGGCCTCTCGCCTGCTTGTCCTGGCCGTCGGCACCTGCCTGGCATGGAGCAGTCCCGCAGCGGGGCAAGTCCGGCCAGGCCTGGATCCGCAAATCGCCGCCTACCAACCCACAAGCGCCCTAAACGGCTCTCTCTCCATTTCAGGCTCGGAGACCATGCGTCCGATCACGGAATCCTGGGCTGCCGACCTCAGACAGCTCTACCAGGGGCTAAAGATTTCTGTGACGAGCGAAGGGTCCGAAGCAGGGTTAGTGAAACTGCTGGAGGGCAAGGCGCAGATCGCGGCCATGTCCCGCCGGATGAATAAGCAAGAGATCGGAGAGTTCATCAGGGAGTTTGGATACGAACCGACCGAGGTCCCGGTCGCCGTCGATGCGTTGGCGGTGTTCGTGCATAAAGACAATGCCATCGAAGGGTTGAGCCTGGCCGAACTCGATGCGATTTTCTCGAACGAGCGGCGGCGCGGACTGAAGTATCCGCTTCTGACCTGGGGCGATCTGCTTTTAGATGGAGAATGGAAAGAGGCACCGATCCATCTCTATGGAAGAAACCTCCAATCCGGAACCACCACCTTCTTTCGTGAGCACGTACTGAACGGCGCGGCGGCCAAGAAAAGCATGTCCACGGCGCCGGGATCAGCCTCAGTCGTGATCGAGTTGATGAAGGACCGGTTCGGGATCGGATTCAGCAGCATCGGGTATCAGACTTCAGGAGTTCGGGCTGTTCCTCTGGCCTCGGTGCAGGGAGGACGATATGTCGTACCCAGCTTTCAATCGGCCATGGACGGATCCTACCCCCTCAGACGGAATCTGTATCTCTATGTCAATAAACTGCCCAAAGCGGCGCCGCCCGCCCCGCTCGCAGAATACGTGAAGTTTGCCCTCAGTCAGCAGGGGCAGCAAGCCGTTCTTGCGCAAGGCTATTATCCACTCGCAACCGCAGAGTTGACTCGGCTGACGATGCTGTGGGCGACACCGATCCGCGCCGCAGCGGCTGACCAGCCCGCAAAGCTCAGAGATTAGGGATCCCGTTCTATCCGATGAAGAGTATACTGCCCCATGCTTTCAGCGTTGCCGCGGCCATCGGGCTCACGGCAGCCTGCGCTCCAGGCCAGTTTACGACCGTCACGATCTACGACACCCCGGCCGCGTTCGTCCGGCTGGAACTCGACCGGACCGTCGAAACGGGGCAAACACACTCGCACCCGCTGTCTCTCACCCCCGCACAGATTGCGGCCGTTCTGGCCGGCGTCATGATCGAAGAGCCGCTCGCCAAACTCCCGTTTTACGACGACACAAGCCAGCCACGCCGCCACCGGGCGTTCACCGAGCAAGAAGTGATCTTCTTCGCTCCGTTGCTCGCCGGCGCATTAGCCCAGGCAACGCCTGAAGAGGTCGTTACCTTTTATGAATCGCGGGATATCTCGAGGACCCGAAGGGAAGTTACCTCAGGCGGGCTCTTTGCCGATGGGGAGGAGCTTCATCTCGTGCTGGGCAACTACCGGTCAGAAACTCATTATAGCGCAGACTTTGGCGGCGCCGATAACACCGACGACCGGCTCACCCCCATGAAAGCGCTTGCCCCCCAGCGAGGCCGTCTATACTTCGAGCCACGCTACGCTGAACGCTCCAGCGACCGGAGCGGCCTGCCCCGTTGGTTCCAGTTGGACCGGCGGGAAATCATCGTACAGCACTCGCTGCTCCCTCCACGCGCCATATTCAACCCCACACCAGCCACGCCCCCCGTCGACGCGCCGGCCAGCATGCGGCACTGAGCACCGTGCAGAACGCGCGACTCCGGTAGAAGCCCAGGCTAGAAGCTCCACTGCAGCTGGAATCGGAGGAGATTGCCGGACTGCAGCTGGTAGGGAGTCTGTATACAGCCCACCGGCGATCCGGACAGGCTGCAGGTATTCACTGGGAGCGTGGCTGACTCACCTGAGGTACGCTGAGTCCACGTATACATGACCGTCAACTCCAACGCCCGATTGAACTGATACTCGAACCCTGCCTCCCACTCTCGCACGGTATGTCTCGGCGCATTGGCTTCATGCTTCTTACCCCCGTAGTATTCCTGTACACGGATAAAGGGCAAGATGCTTTGGCAATATGTATCGCACGTATACTTGTAGTAAAATTGCAAATACCCTCCGCGAAGGCTGCCTAGCGTTACGTCCGTCAAAGCCTGGTTCAGCTCCGGACCTCTTCCGATCGTATACTCCGCTTGAAACCCAAATGGTTGAGGAAACAACACGGCATGCCATGCGACCCGCTCATCCAGATAATTTCCCCCGTTCGTCACCCGGGGAGTGATGGTATCGCCACCCGTAATCCCCGCATTGGCTGGAACGACGGGAGCCGTCGAGACATGAAAATACCCGGTGTACGCATCCATCCCGAGTTCCAGAATCTGCCCGTTGGGAAACTCGTAAGGATACATCGAGTGAAAAATTACATGTTTGTTTTTGTTGGCCTCCCGCTGGTTGGCCGTCTGACCGTTGTAGACCCCGATCCCGAGCATCCCGTAGTCGCCCGAGCCCTTCAGCCCACTGTCAACGAGACGGCGGAACCGTTCACGCACGCTGGTCGGCGCGTAGTAGAGAAACAGCCCCATGTCACGCTCGTCCTTCGCCGCACTATTTATGGCGTCGTTACGATCCAACGCCAGACGGTTTTGACTCGATTGCATGTTCTCAAACCCGTAGGGCACCTTCGATTGTCCGGCGCGAATACGCCATTCCTTGTTCTCAGTCAGAAACAGATCGGCGTACCAGTCCCGAAGCTGCCCGACGTTGTTCGACCCGTCTACCGAGGAGGCGAAGTCCGGCTGGATGTAGACGAAGACCCGCTCATGTGGCTGTCCGCTGATGATGACGCGGCCGCGGCGGAGAAAAAATTCGTTGTTTTTGCCGATCGACCGGTCACCCTGATTATTGACCAGTTCATCGCGGTTCAGGCTGTGGTTATAGCGAAGCTGTGAGTAGCCACGGATGCTGATTTTCTCGTACCATCGCTCTCGCAACGGCACGTCGCCCACCCCACGGCTTTCCTCAAACGATTTGGCTTCACGCTTCTCTTCTTCGGCTTTGAGCTTAACCCACTGGTCGATCGAGATCTGCTTGTTCTCAAGCAACAGATCTTCGAGTTGACCGGCCATGACCGGAGAACCGAACAAGCCCAGACACACAGAGACCCACGCAGAGTTCCGCAACCAGCCCGCCGCTTTCGTCTTCATGCACATCCCTTCCGTCATGGTCACATACAGAGACATGCACAATATGTAGAGACGATTACAGCCGGGTTACGATCAGCTCCTGTCTCGGTTAACTCATCAGGGAGGGGGAGTTTCGGTGGCGGCAACCATGCCGGACAAGCCGGCGGGACAGAGTCGGGAAGGATCTAGCAGGTGTTGACAACCTCAACCCCCGTTCGCCGAGGCGCGCTGTTCCGCGGGCGAGGCCGTCCGCTTCGTCCGTCGCTCGTGAAGCGTCGTTCGTCTCTCGTGGTAGGGTCGGCGGAGGCAGGCTCGCGAGATACGCTTCACGTTTCACGCCTCACGTTTTGCGGTGCGCTGGACGCCGCTGGTGGACTTTTTCAGCATCCTGTTAAAAGCAGGCCCGCAGGCGCTGACTGTAGTATTTCGCAAAGCCTTTGATCCATCTCGGTGAACTGAGGGAGCCCAGGCTCCACGCCGGATTGAGCCGCCGGAGACGGATTTTGACATCGCGGAACTCCGGATCCTGCTTGTGAATAACCATGTACAGCTCGCATGCCTTCTGCGTTCGATGGAGGGTTTCCAGTGTGCGGGCGAGAAAATAACGCATATTGAGACGCTCAATGTCCGTTCCTTGCTTGCTTTTCAAGAGAGCCACCAGCTCCTTGGCCGCGTCCTCATGCCGGCCCACCGCGCTGAGACACAACGCAACTTGGGACAACGCCCGCACCTGCTGCAGCGCGTCCGTCGCCGCCCGTTCAAACGCGGCAATCGCCTGTTTGTACGATCCGGCCTGTTTCAAGGCGAGTCCCTGTTCGTAATACGACTGGGGCTGGGCTGCGGGCTGAGTTGACGGCTGGGAAAGCGCTGCGGCCTGTTCTGGCGCAGAAGAAGCCGCCGCAGCAGCCGCAACTTCCAGTTCTTCAGCGACGGCATCCTCCCGACTGAACAGATCGTCGAACGCATGCTGCGCGACAGGCAGGATGCCCCCCGCCCGCCGATCATTGGTCGCGCGCCACACAATGCTGGCGGTCACCAGCGGCGCTCGCTCCGCATAGCCATAGGCGAGAGACACATCGCAGACCTGGTTGATCAATCGGGCGTTGCCGCCCGTCAGGCGGTGCACCATGACCGACGCCTGGGTTGTCATAACCGGTCGCGCGCCACCCGCCGTCGCCATGCGGTGCCAGATATACAACGGGGTTTCATCCTCCCCCAGCGGTAGTAAATGATAATCGACGGAGATGCGCTGAGCGAATTGGATGAGGTCCCCGCGCTGGAGCAGACCGCGGAGGCCCGGCTGGCCCGACAACACGATCTGGAGCGGCTGATTCCGCCCGTTGTTCACGTTCGACAAGAGACGCAATTCTTCCAGCATCGCCGGGCCGAGATTCTGCGCTTCATCCACAACCAGAACGACCCGCCGCTGGCACTGATGCTCACGGGCGATGAAGGCCGTGAACGTCTTGAACAGCTCGACGCTGTCCATGCCCTTGCCGTCAAGATTGAACGCCATCAGCACCCAGGGCATCAGACTCCCCAGACCGGCGTGCGTGTGCGAGAGCACGCCCAATGTCACTTCATGCTGCGACTGCTCCAGGATCGTGTTCAGCAGGGTCGTCTTGCCGGTCCCCGGCTCGCCGGTGATGACCGTGAAGATGGCCCGGTTGAATAATCCATACTCCAGCAGATTCAGAGCCGTCTTGTGCTGCTTCCCCAGATAGAGGAAGCGGGGATCCGGCACCAGCGTGAAGGGATTGGTTCGAAACCCATAGAACGATTCGTACATACAAGCCTCGCAGGCGGTCGGTTAGTTTGCAGCCAGCGCGCGCATGGCATCGACGTTGCGTTGGTCTTTCCCCGATTGATTCAAGACCGTCCCGAGCACAGGCACCGCCCCCCGCACCAGGGCCAGCGACTCTTTGATATCCTGGCGGGTGGTCATACCCTCCCCGGCCACCAGCAAGAGCGCGTCCAGTGAAGGCGCGAAGGCCAGCACATCCGAGCTGACCAGCAACGGAGGCAGATCGATCACGATGACCCGGGCCGGATAGCGATGCTTCACGTCCGTGATCAGCCCCGACATCCGCGTAGACGTCAGCACCTCGGCGGAGCGCTGGATCGGGCGGCCACCGGGAAGGACCACCAAACGCCCCAACCCAGGGTGGATGAGAATGTCCTCCAGCGGGCAGTCTTCCAACGCATAGTCCGCCAGGCCCCGACAGTCCCCCAATCCGAGCAAGGTATGGATATGCGGCTGCTTCAAGTCGGCATCGATCAACATCACGGTTTGCGTCGTTTCCATTGCCAGAGTGATCGCGAGATTCAACGCCGTCAGCGACTTCCCTTCCTGTGCTCGGGGGCTCGTCACACCGAGGACATTCCAGCGATTCTCCCACAAGCGATGCAGCACCTGCGTGCGCAAGAGCTGATACCCGTCGGCAAATTCCCCCCGGTCAAAGGCCGACACGACGCGGTGACGCCGCAAGACCTCTTCCCGGCATTCCACCACCCGTGTCTTGGAGTACACGATCGGCGGAGGGTTCTGTCGGGAAGACTGATAGGGTTCGGAACGCCCCCCGGCCCCCTGCCGGGACTCCTGCTTAAACTGTTCGATGGCTTGCGAGAGTTCTTCCATGGCTCTTCTCCTTATCCCAATCAGGCCAGACCGAGTTTCCTGAGCGCGGCAAACCAGACGATATCGAGCGGCAGCCAAAGGTAGTGCGCTACGACCGCGGCCACGACTACCGCCCCCGCTCCCGCCCACCACCAATAGCGGCGGCGGCGAATCACGTCCAGGACCTCCTCTTCCATCGGGAGATAGCGAATGACCGCCAGCGGGGCCATCCCGGCCGCCAGACTCAATTGATAGGGAGTGCGGATGGTCTCGTCCAGCTGTTCGGCCGCCGCCCCGGCTCCCACCCCGCCGACGATGGCGAGCAAGCCCGTGAGAATCAATATGACCGGCCGGTTCGGCCGCTCTGTCCGCTCCGGAAGGTCGGCGGGATCGATCAGGGAAAATCGTTCTCCCTTGCGCTGAACTTCAAGCCCTTCCGAAACCTGGGCTTCCATCAGGCGGGAGCGAATTTCCTGATACTTGTGCGTCGTGCCCTCTCGATCGCGCATCAAGTCCTGGTATTCCGGTTCAACCTCCGGAAGACGCTCGACCCGTCTGGCCATCTCCTCGGCGCGTCTTTTCAGCGAGATTTTGGACTTTAGAAGCGCCTGCAGCGAGGCCGACGTGGACGCGAGCTGCGATTGAATGTTGATATAGGCCGGGTTCTCCGGTTTGAACAACGCCTTCCTCGGCGGTCGCTTGGTCATCTCCGCCAGGTCTCGTTCCAAACCCGCCACGGCCTGTCGCGCATGGGTCACGTCCGGATGGTCTGCTCCATAACGCTCCATCAGAGTCGCCAACCGGGACCGTTCTCCCTCCAATCGCTTCGGGACATCCTCTCCCGGCGCGTCGCCCCCCGTTTCCCGCTCCAGCGCCGCCAGCTCCTGCTTCATCTTGATAATGTCAGGGTGGTCCTCGGACAAGTACCCGCTTGCGCTGGCGTATTGCGCGCGCAAGGCCTTCAACCGCTCCCCCGAGTCGAAGATCCGCTCGCCGCTGGCGGCAATCATGGGGGTGTTGGGTTTCAGCGTCGCCAGCTCGCCTTCCAGAAACCGCTTGCGCTCTTCAAGACTCCGGATCTCTCGATCGACGTCGATCAACTCCCGGTCTGCCTGATTCAACAGTTGCATATTGAGCTGGGTCAGCTCCGGCAAAGCGCCGTCGGCCTTCTGTTTGACCACCGCGATCTTGCTTTCGAGCGCTTCGATGTGATGCGCGAGATTCTCGGCTTCTTGTTTCAGGAACGCCGTCGTCTGCTGCGCGTGGCGCTCCCGCGACTTCAGATTCTCTCCCAGAAACAAATCCGTCAGCTCGTTCGTCACCTTCTGGGCCAGATCGGGGGTTTCTCCGTCATAGGCCAGCGTAAAGGCGATCGTCGCCTGCGTGGGAGTCTGGGTGCGCTTATCGACCACTTTGACGTTGATCACTTCAATCTGAATATCTTTGACGAACTGCTGCAAGACCTCCTCGGTCGGGCTGCCCTTCCGGAGCCGTTGGTACAGCCCGTACTGCTCCACAATTCTCCACAGACTGGCCCGGCTCATGACCTGCTGCTTGATCGTTTCGATCCGCTGATCGGCATAACTGGTGATCGTCGAGCGGACGAGATCGGTGGGAATCTCCTGCTCCTCGATCAGGATCGTCGCCTTCGACCGGTACACCGGAGGCCACAGGAAGGCCGTGGCCAGACCGACGGCCGCGATCACAGACACGACGGCAAAAATGACCGACCGGCGGCGGCGGACCATCTGCCGGAAATCCTTCACGGCATGACCTGCTTCGACCGACCGATCTGCTCCGATAGACTGCGCGATCGCCATAAACACCTCTCCTTAACGCCCGACCGACAGCTTGGGCGGATAGTACGTCAGCATCACCGTCGTCGCGTTTCCCAACGCCCGTTCGCCGAAGCTCTCCACCTCGCGCCGCCCGTACGTATAGGCGGCATCCACCGACCACCATTGATCGAGTTTCCAGGTCAACCGCGGCGTCACATTGATATAGCGGTTTTCCGGAAACGTGAACGGGACCGCTTTCGACGCAATGGAGGAGGCCAGAAGCACCTGCGCATTCACCGAGGCGGTCAACCGGTCCGTCAGATTGTGAGACAGGTTGATGCCGACCCGTTCCGTCTTCAGGAGCAGGCCGAATCCGCTCGGATTGATCTCCCGGCCCACCACGAGTTCCGCAAACCCGGCATCCCATTGCTTTTTGACATTGGCGCTGGCCACCCACAGGGTTTGCGTATCGGTGAGCCGCACCGGTCCGAACGAGATGCTGGAGGTCACCAGCTGCGGCCCTCCGGACACGGTCGCCGTCAGTGTTTCAGTAAACGCGTGCGACCACGAGGCCTGCGCCCCGACGATATGAGATCGCATGGCGCTGGCGTTGGGCACACTGAAGTTCGTATAACTTCCCGTCACCTGCATGCGATCGGTCTCTGTCGGTTGATACGCCAGTCCGGTGGACCCGCCCTGCACCTGATAATCCACCA encodes:
- a CDS encoding response regulator transcription factor, with the protein product MHATISSSAQPPESILIFVRTDSFAQSLKKALESNGYRGTVVTTESAAFTEAKASVPSLIVIDRQTGTTSNLRNLRTLATVPIVAIDDTVPVCSEDECVQDYDRGIDLVVCSQSTRELVARVRAILRRRDTSSGTPMHYGVGDVKMDLDRHEVTVQGRQVELTPKEFQILRQFLESPSRVFSRQEMLNRVWGEGYALEEHALDVHIHSLRHKIEIDPTHPALIVTVRGVGYKLRN
- a CDS encoding CBS domain-containing protein — translated: MVTVGQLMKKELITVDAGTSVIDAAKLMKTCNVCSVLIAEKGRIIGIVTESDIVKKVIGSDRGPYFVPVEDIMSTPVVGIEERRPLTEAADLMNKHRTRHLGVMKGGSVIGILSVRDLLQPVSVDEF
- a CDS encoding PstS family phosphate ABC transporter substrate-binding protein; this encodes MWNYLPALIDCPQASRLLVLAVGTCLAWSSPAAGQVRPGLDPQIAAYQPTSALNGSLSISGSETMRPITESWAADLRQLYQGLKISVTSEGSEAGLVKLLEGKAQIAAMSRRMNKQEIGEFIREFGYEPTEVPVAVDALAVFVHKDNAIEGLSLAELDAIFSNERRRGLKYPLLTWGDLLLDGEWKEAPIHLYGRNLQSGTTTFFREHVLNGAAAKKSMSTAPGSASVVIELMKDRFGIGFSSIGYQTSGVRAVPLASVQGGRYVVPSFQSAMDGSYPLRRNLYLYVNKLPKAAPPAPLAEYVKFALSQQGQQAVLAQGYYPLATAELTRLTMLWATPIRAAAADQPAKLRD
- a CDS encoding porin — its product is MKTKAAGWLRNSAWVSVCLGLFGSPVMAGQLEDLLLENKQISIDQWVKLKAEEEKREAKSFEESRGVGDVPLRERWYEKISIRGYSQLRYNHSLNRDELVNNQGDRSIGKNNEFFLRRGRVIISGQPHERVFVYIQPDFASSVDGSNNVGQLRDWYADLFLTENKEWRIRAGQSKVPYGFENMQSSQNRLALDRNDAINSAAKDERDMGLFLYYAPTSVRERFRRLVDSGLKGSGDYGMLGIGVYNGQTANQREANKNKHVIFHSMYPYEFPNGQILELGMDAYTGYFHVSTAPVVPANAGITGGDTITPRVTNGGNYLDERVAWHAVLFPQPFGFQAEYTIGRGPELNQALTDVTLGSLRGGYLQFYYKYTCDTYCQSILPFIRVQEYYGGKKHEANAPRHTVREWEAGFEYQFNRALELTVMYTWTQRTSGESATLPVNTCSLSGSPVGCIQTPYQLQSGNLLRFQLQWSF
- a CDS encoding AAA family ATPase gives rise to the protein MYESFYGFRTNPFTLVPDPRFLYLGKQHKTALNLLEYGLFNRAIFTVITGEPGTGKTTLLNTILEQSQHEVTLGVLSHTHAGLGSLMPWVLMAFNLDGKGMDSVELFKTFTAFIAREHQCQRRVVLVVDEAQNLGPAMLEELRLLSNVNNGRNQPLQIVLSGQPGLRGLLQRGDLIQFAQRISVDYHLLPLGEDETPLYIWHRMATAGGARPVMTTQASVMVHRLTGGNARLINQVCDVSLAYGYAERAPLVTASIVWRATNDRRAGGILPVAQHAFDDLFSREDAVAEELEVAAAAAASSAPEQAAALSQPSTQPAAQPQSYYEQGLALKQAGSYKQAIAAFERAATDALQQVRALSQVALCLSAVGRHEDAAKELVALLKSKQGTDIERLNMRYFLARTLETLHRTQKACELYMVIHKQDPEFRDVKIRLRRLNPAWSLGSLSSPRWIKGFAKYYSQRLRACF
- a CDS encoding Wzz/FepE/Etk N-terminal domain-containing protein, producing MAIAQSIGADRSVEAGHAVKDFRQMVRRRRSVIFAVVSVIAAVGLATAFLWPPVYRSKATILIEEQEIPTDLVRSTITSYADQRIETIKQQVMSRASLWRIVEQYGLYQRLRKGSPTEEVLQQFVKDIQIEVINVKVVDKRTQTPTQATIAFTLAYDGETPDLAQKVTNELTDLFLGENLKSRERHAQQTTAFLKQEAENLAHHIEALESKIAVVKQKADGALPELTQLNMQLLNQADRELIDVDREIRSLEERKRFLEGELATLKPNTPMIAASGERIFDSGERLKALRAQYASASGYLSEDHPDIIKMKQELAALERETGGDAPGEDVPKRLEGERSRLATLMERYGADHPDVTHARQAVAGLERDLAEMTKRPPRKALFKPENPAYINIQSQLASTSASLQALLKSKISLKRRAEEMARRVERLPEVEPEYQDLMRDREGTTHKYQEIRSRLMEAQVSEGLEVQRKGERFSLIDPADLPERTERPNRPVILILTGLLAIVGGVGAGAAAEQLDETIRTPYQLSLAAGMAPLAVIRYLPMEEEVLDVIRRRRYWWWAGAGAVVVAAVVAHYLWLPLDIVWFAALRKLGLA
- a CDS encoding CpsD/CapB family tyrosine-protein kinase, which produces MEELSQAIEQFKQESRQGAGGRSEPYQSSRQNPPPIVYSKTRVVECREEVLRRHRVVSAFDRGEFADGYQLLRTQVLHRLWENRWNVLGVTSPRAQEGKSLTALNLAITLAMETTQTVMLIDADLKQPHIHTLLGLGDCRGLADYALEDCPLEDILIHPGLGRLVVLPGGRPIQRSAEVLTSTRMSGLITDVKHRYPARVIVIDLPPLLVSSDVLAFAPSLDALLLVAGEGMTTRQDIKESLALVRGAVPVLGTVLNQSGKDQRNVDAMRALAAN